The following proteins are encoded in a genomic region of Arachis ipaensis cultivar K30076 chromosome B02, Araip1.1, whole genome shotgun sequence:
- the LOC107625756 gene encoding calcium-dependent protein kinase 13 isoform X2, translating to MGNCCRSPAAVAREDVKSSFSDHTKGKHTSAASAAGKQKNAPITVLAGVPKENIEEKYLVDRELGRGEFGVTYLCIDRGSRELLACKSISKRKLRTAVDVEDVRREVAIMRHLPRSSSIVSLREACEDDNAVHLVMELCEGGELFDRIVARGRYTERAAAAVARTVVEVVQLCHRHGVIHRDLKPENFLFANKKENSPLKAIDFGLSIFFKPESEQGVAQAILRGLIDFKREPWPSISESAKSLVRQMLEPDPKLRLTAKQVLEHPWIQNAKKAPNIPLGDAVKSRLKQFSMMNRFKRKALRVIADFLSNEEVEDIKDIFQKMDTDNDGIVSIEELKAGFQNFGSQLAESEIQMLLEAVNTNGKGTLDYGEFVAVSLHLKRMANDEHLRKAFSYFDKDGNGYIEPDELRNALMEDGTDDCADVANDIFQEVDTDKDGRISYEEFVAMMKTGTDWRKASRHYSRGRFNSLSLKLMKDGSVNLGTEQLLV from the exons ATGGGCAACTGCTGCCGATCTCCAGCTGCCGTCGCCCGCGAGGACGTGAAATCATCATTCTCCGACCACACCAAAGGAAAACACACCTCCGCAGCCAGCGCCGCCGGAAAACAGAAAAATGCTCCGATCACGGTCCTCGCCGGCGTTCCCAAGGAGAACATTGAGGAGAAGTACCTGGTGGACCGTGAGCTCGGGCGTGGGGAGTTCGGCGTGACGTACCTCTGTATCGACCGGGGATCGAGAGAGCTGCTTGCTTGCAAGAGCATCTCGAAGCGGAAGTTGCGGACGGCGGTGGACGTCGAGGACGTCCGCCGTGAGGTGGCGATCATGCGCCACCTGCCGCGGAGCTCCAGCATCGTGTCGCTTCGTGAGGCGTGCGAGGATGACAACGCCGTGCACCTTGTAATGGAGCTCTGCGAGGGTGGGGAACTCTTTGACAGGATCGTGGCCAGGGGGCGTTACACGGAGCGCGCTGCCGCCGCAGTTGCAAGGACCGTCGTGGAGGTTGTGCAGCTGTGCCATAGGCATGGTGTGATTCACAGGGACCTGAAGCCGGAGAATTTCCTGTTTGCTAATAAGAAGGAGAATTCGCCGCTCAAGGCTATTGATTTCGGGCTTTCCATATTCTTCAAGCCAG AATCTGAACAAGGGGTTGCACAGGCTATTCTCAGAGGGCTTATAGATTTCAAACGAGAACCTTGGCCGAGTATTTCAGAAAGTGCTAAAAGTCTTGTTAGGCAAATGTTAGAACCAGACCCTAAACTTCGACTAACTGCCAAACAGGTGCTTG AGCATCCTTGGATCCAAAATGCTAAGAAGGCTCCAAATATTCCTCTTGGGGATGCTGTAAAATCAAGACTTAAGCAGTTTTCTATGATGAATAGATTCAAAAGAAAAGCCCTTAGG GTCATTGCTGATTTCTTGTCCAATGAAGAAGTTGAAGACATCAAAGATATCTTCCAAAAGATGGATACTGATAACGATGGTATTGTTTCCATTGAAGAACTAAAAGCTGGATTTCAAAATTTCGGATCTCAACTTGCCGAGTCTGAAATTCAGATGCTTCTTGAAGCT GTAAATACTAATGGGAAGGGAACCCTTGACTATGGAGAATTTGTTGCAGTTTCCCTCCATCTAAAAAGGATGGCTAATGATGAGCATCTTCGCAAGGCCTTCTCTTACTTTGACAAGGATGGGAATGGTTATATTGAACCAGACGAGTTACGGAATGCTTTGATGGAAGACGGGACAGATGATTGTGCAGACGTAGCAAATGATATTTTCCAGGAAGTGGACACAGACAAG GATGGACGCATCAGCTATGAAGAATTTGTGGCTATGATGAAAACCGGAACAGATTGGAGAAAAGCATCTAGGCATTACTCACGCGGGAGATTCAACAGCTTGAGCTTAAAGTTGATGAAGGACGGTTCTGTAAATTTAGGAACTGAGCAGTTACTTGTTTGA
- the LOC107625756 gene encoding calcium-dependent protein kinase 13 isoform X1, protein MGNCCRSPAAVAREDVKSSFSDHTKGKHTSAASAAGKQKNAPITVLAGVPKENIEEKYLVDRELGRGEFGVTYLCIDRGSRELLACKSISKRKLRTAVDVEDVRREVAIMRHLPRSSSIVSLREACEDDNAVHLVMELCEGGELFDRIVARGRYTERAAAAVARTVVEVVQLCHRHGVIHRDLKPENFLFANKKENSPLKAIDFGLSIFFKPGEKFSEIVGSPYYMAPEVLKRNYGPEIDIWSAGVILYILLCGVPPFWAESEQGVAQAILRGLIDFKREPWPSISESAKSLVRQMLEPDPKLRLTAKQVLEHPWIQNAKKAPNIPLGDAVKSRLKQFSMMNRFKRKALRVIADFLSNEEVEDIKDIFQKMDTDNDGIVSIEELKAGFQNFGSQLAESEIQMLLEAVNTNGKGTLDYGEFVAVSLHLKRMANDEHLRKAFSYFDKDGNGYIEPDELRNALMEDGTDDCADVANDIFQEVDTDKDGRISYEEFVAMMKTGTDWRKASRHYSRGRFNSLSLKLMKDGSVNLGTEQLLV, encoded by the exons ATGGGCAACTGCTGCCGATCTCCAGCTGCCGTCGCCCGCGAGGACGTGAAATCATCATTCTCCGACCACACCAAAGGAAAACACACCTCCGCAGCCAGCGCCGCCGGAAAACAGAAAAATGCTCCGATCACGGTCCTCGCCGGCGTTCCCAAGGAGAACATTGAGGAGAAGTACCTGGTGGACCGTGAGCTCGGGCGTGGGGAGTTCGGCGTGACGTACCTCTGTATCGACCGGGGATCGAGAGAGCTGCTTGCTTGCAAGAGCATCTCGAAGCGGAAGTTGCGGACGGCGGTGGACGTCGAGGACGTCCGCCGTGAGGTGGCGATCATGCGCCACCTGCCGCGGAGCTCCAGCATCGTGTCGCTTCGTGAGGCGTGCGAGGATGACAACGCCGTGCACCTTGTAATGGAGCTCTGCGAGGGTGGGGAACTCTTTGACAGGATCGTGGCCAGGGGGCGTTACACGGAGCGCGCTGCCGCCGCAGTTGCAAGGACCGTCGTGGAGGTTGTGCAGCTGTGCCATAGGCATGGTGTGATTCACAGGGACCTGAAGCCGGAGAATTTCCTGTTTGCTAATAAGAAGGAGAATTCGCCGCTCAAGGCTATTGATTTCGGGCTTTCCATATTCTTCAAGCCAG GTGAGAAATTCTCAGAAATTGTTGGAAGTCCATATTATATGGCTCCAGAGGTGCTCAAGCGGAACTATGGGCCAGAAATAGATATATGGAGTGCAGGAGTGATACTCTACATCTTACTATGTGGCGTTCCCCCGTTTTGGGCTG AATCTGAACAAGGGGTTGCACAGGCTATTCTCAGAGGGCTTATAGATTTCAAACGAGAACCTTGGCCGAGTATTTCAGAAAGTGCTAAAAGTCTTGTTAGGCAAATGTTAGAACCAGACCCTAAACTTCGACTAACTGCCAAACAGGTGCTTG AGCATCCTTGGATCCAAAATGCTAAGAAGGCTCCAAATATTCCTCTTGGGGATGCTGTAAAATCAAGACTTAAGCAGTTTTCTATGATGAATAGATTCAAAAGAAAAGCCCTTAGG GTCATTGCTGATTTCTTGTCCAATGAAGAAGTTGAAGACATCAAAGATATCTTCCAAAAGATGGATACTGATAACGATGGTATTGTTTCCATTGAAGAACTAAAAGCTGGATTTCAAAATTTCGGATCTCAACTTGCCGAGTCTGAAATTCAGATGCTTCTTGAAGCT GTAAATACTAATGGGAAGGGAACCCTTGACTATGGAGAATTTGTTGCAGTTTCCCTCCATCTAAAAAGGATGGCTAATGATGAGCATCTTCGCAAGGCCTTCTCTTACTTTGACAAGGATGGGAATGGTTATATTGAACCAGACGAGTTACGGAATGCTTTGATGGAAGACGGGACAGATGATTGTGCAGACGTAGCAAATGATATTTTCCAGGAAGTGGACACAGACAAG GATGGACGCATCAGCTATGAAGAATTTGTGGCTATGATGAAAACCGGAACAGATTGGAGAAAAGCATCTAGGCATTACTCACGCGGGAGATTCAACAGCTTGAGCTTAAAGTTGATGAAGGACGGTTCTGTAAATTTAGGAACTGAGCAGTTACTTGTTTGA